Proteins encoded in a region of the Ziziphus jujuba cultivar Dongzao chromosome 3, ASM3175591v1 genome:
- the LOC132803265 gene encoding disease resistance protein RUN1-like encodes MERPYSSPSSSSSSNSKPPPKKYDVFLSFRGEDTRNSFTSFLLHALKEKGIHDTFIDDELKSGKDISAELLKTIEESSCSIIVLSTNYANSTWCLKEFVKILDCRNTMEHIVLPIFFPVEPTHVQNKTGTFEEAFNELKEMKEMEKAILTENERQNIEKELKRWEDSLTQVGGISGFPLTERERISFSFS; translated from the coding sequence ATGGAAAGGCCCTATTCCtctccctcttcttcttcctcatctaATTCTAAACCTCCTCCAAAAAAGTATGATGTGTTCTTGAGTTTCCGTGGTGAAGACACTCGCAACAGCTTCACATCGTTTCTCCTCCATGCGTTGAAGGAAAAAGGAATTCATGATACCTTCATAGACGATGAGCTCAAAAGTGGTAAAGATATTTCCGCAGAACTTCTTAAAACAATAGAAGAGTCTAGTTGTTCAATTATCGTTCTCTCAACAAACTATGCTAATTCAACATGGTGCTTGAAAGAATTTGTCAAGATTCTTGATTGCAGGAACACCATGGAGCATAttgttttaccaatttttttcccTGTGGAACCAACTCATGTGCAAAACAAGACTGGAACATTTGAGGAAGCATTTAATGAACTCAAAGAAATGAAGGAAATGGAGAAAGCAATATTGACAGAAAATGAAAGACAAAACATCGAGAAAGAGCTGAAAAGATGGGAAGATTCGCTGACACAAGTTGGCGGAATTTCTGGATTCCCTTTGACTGAAAGGGAAagaatctctttttctttttcttaa